CGGTAAAAAGCAACCATGCAGGAGATGCAGGTTGTAAACGTATGAGTTCAGCCAGTTTTTTCTGATGTTTTTCGTAGGTTTGATTAATTTGTTTCTTAAAAACTTTGAGTATAGAATCGTTCTGTGACTCTTTCTTGTACTGGCGCATTATCCGGCTGATGCTGTCAATTTTCTGATCAAATGGATGCAATGCTATATTAGCATTATTATAGGTTTCCGAATGTATGGAACCGCTTATTTTGGTTTTATAACGCACATCTGAAACATCAGTTTCTATTTTTATCTTTTCGCCTGGTTGCACAATCAGCATCACGTATTGGTTTTGTGAAAAACGGATTTTGTAAAAACTTAATTTTTCCACTTTAATTGAAAAAGAGAATGAATTTTTCCCTTCTATTTTTGCCGAATCCAAAATAGCAACAGGTTTCGACAACGATTCAAGGTAAACTGTTTTAAATGTATTTTCCCCTTTTATTTTAGCGGTAACCTGAGCAAGTTTAGTTTTTTGTGCATATAACCCCACTGAAAATAAAATACATAAAAAAAGTGGTACTGAAATTTTTACAAAAGTCTTCATAATTTGTCTGTCTTATTAGTGAAAAAATTTTTAACAATGCAAATGTATTATTTTATACATCAAATTTTTCATAAATAGTGTTAATTAAGCTGTAAGCCGGCATTCCACCGTTCTGTTGAAAACTATTTTTTTCAGGTTTATGACATTGCTTATCAAAATTTATAATTTTGAATTATGAATTCATTTAAAGGAAACACAACTCCATCTGTAGGAAACCCTGCTGAAAGCAAAGCGCGTAAGACCCGCAATACCATATTTGTACCTACCAATTATGAGCATGGTAAGGTTCCGCCGCAAGCCATTGACCTCGAAGAAGCGGTGCTGGGTGCCATCATGCTCGAAAAAGATGCGTTAACCACAGTTATTGATATTCTTAAACCGGAAATTTTTTATAAAGAAGCACACCAGGAAATTTTTTCTGCCATACAACAACTATTTTCAAGTGCACAGCCAATTGACATTTTGACTGTAACCAACGAATTAAATTCGCTGGGGAATCTCGATCTGGTGGGCGGACCTTTTTATATCACTCAACTTACAGGCAGAATTGCATCGGCTGCTAACATTGAATACCATGCCCGTATTGTTCTGCAAAAGTTCATTCAACGGGAGTTGATAGGAATTTCAACCGAAATAGTAAAAGACGCCTTTGAAGATACTACCGATGTATTTGAATTACTCGACCGAGCTGAGCGCAACCTGTTTTCGGTGAGCGAGAACAACCTTAGGCGTAATTACGATACCATGCACAACCTGATACGTGAAGCTGTAAAGAAAATTGAAGCTGCACGCAATCAGGAAGGTCATTTAAGCGGTGTTCCCTCCGGTTTTTCAGAACTCGACCGTATAACTGCCGGCTGGCAACCTTCTGATTTGATAATAATCGCTGCCCGCCCGGGTATGGGAAAAACGGCTTTAGTTCTTTCAATGGCAAGGAATATAGCCGTGGAATACAAACGTCCTGTAGCCGTATTTTCACTTGAAATGTCATCTATACAATTGGTAACCCGCCTAATTTCAAGCGAAACACTGATTTCGTCAGAAAAACTCCGTAAAGGAATGCTCGAAAATTATGAATGGGAATATCTCAACCAAAAAATAGGCACACTGATAGACGCACCTCTGTTTATTGACGATACGCCCGCCCTGACCATTTTTGAACTTAGGGCAAAATGCAGGAGGCTGAAATCGCAGCACGACATAAAAATGATCATAATTGATTACCTGCAACTGATGTCAGCATCTTTGGATGGAAAAGGCAACCGCGAGCAGGAAATCAGCACCATCTCCCGTTCGCTCAAAGCGCTTGCCAAGGAGTTGGATGTACCGGTAATCGCCCTGTCGCAATTGAGCCGTGAAGTAGAAAAAAGGCAATCCAGTTCAAAAAAACCCATCCTGAGTGATTTACGCGAATCTGGTGCTATTGAACAGGATGCCGACGTAGTTGTTTTTATCTACCGCCCCGATTATTATAAACTGAGCGAAGAAGATGAAAAAGATGCCGCTGAAATCATCATTGCTAAGCACAGAAATGGTCCTCTTAAAGAAATTAAACTCCGGTTTATTTCCAATTTTGCTAAATTTGAGGATTATTCCTCCGGTTCAGTGCAGCCGTTGCAGGATGTTTATCCCAATACAGAATTTGGAAATGGAATAACCACCATTCAGCGATCCTCGAAAATGAATGACGAACCTCCATTCTGATAAAAAACACATACTAATATAGAAACCTATTCGTTTTACAGAGGTATGAAAAAAATCTTTTTCCTGCTGTTGCTATGGACGACGGGTATGCAATGTCCGGCTGCCTATCTGTTGATTCCTATGGATAATACACAAAAAAATCACCTGAAAGCCTACGGAATAGCCTATTGGATTATAAAACATGATGCCGAAGTAAGCTGGCTTCTCAACTATCGCGGAGGGAGTTTTATGTGTACTTACATCAAGGAAGTGGAAGCTGAATGCAGCATCCGCGGGGTAAGCTGCCAGGTAATAGCCGATGTACAGGCATCTGCTATCTTACAGGAAATTGCCGACCCCCAGGCAAATATGGATGAGGTAAAATTGGTGAAAGTGCCCAAAATTGCCGTGTATTCTCCAAAGAATAAACTCCCCTGGGATGATGCCGTAACCCTTGCGCTTACTTATGCCGAAATACCTTACGATGTTATTTACGACGAAGAAGTGATTAATGGTGTCTTACCCCTCTATGACTGGCTACATATGCACCACGAAGATTTTACAGGGCAGTATGGAAAATTCTGGCAGGCATTTAAAAATGCCGCATGGTATCGAGAAGATGTCAGATTATCGGAAGAAAATGCACACAAATTAAGTTTTCAGAAAGTATCGCAATGTAAGTTAGCAGTTGTCCAAAAAATCAGAGAATTTGTAATGGGTGGCGGTTACCTTTTTTCGATGTGTTCTGCACCCGACAGCTATGATGTTGCACTTTCTGCCAATGGCATAGATATTTGTGATGTAATGTTCGATGGCGACCCCGCCGATCCCGCCGCACAGCAAAAACTCAATTTTGCAGATTGTTTTGCTTTTACCGGATTTCATCTGATAACCAGTCCCAATGTTTACGAAATATCAGATATAGATGTTTCCGATACCCGACGGGTAAGCAAAGATGACGATTTTTTTACTCTATTCGAGTTTTCTGCCAAATGGGACCCTGTTCCCACCATGCTTTGTCAGGATCATGAACAGATAATCCACGGATTTATGGGGCAAACAACCGCTTTTAATAAAAAATTTGTCAAACCCGAAGTGCTTGTAATGGCAGAGAACAAAGCAGCAGGCGAAGCACGCTATATTCACGGAGAACTGGGAAAAGGAACCTGGACTTACCTCGGGGGACACGACCCGGAAGATTACCAGCACATGGTAGGCGACCCCCCTACCGACCTGAACCTGCATCCCAATTCACCGGGCTACCGGCTGATATTAAACAATGTTTTATTTCCTGCAGCGAAAAAGAAAAAACAGAAAACCTGACTTAGTTAACAGGACTCTCCCGTTTTCTTTCGTAAATACAAAAGCTGAAATGCAACCCTGTGGCATCGTCTATTTGCACTGCCCCTTTTTCTTTCAGTTGCCATTTTTCTTCCCTGATTTCCGGGAAAAAAGTGTCTGCATCAAAATCTTTATAAACCCATGTAATGTATAAACGGTCAGCCAGTGGCATAAACTGGTGGTAGATACTTCCTCCCCCAATGATAAAACTTTCTTCCTGCAGGTTGCATTTACTTACAGCATCTTCAATGGAGCTTGCCATAATACAGCCCCCGAAACAATCGTCAGGATTGTCGGAAATAATAATACTTCTGCGGTTAGGTAAAGGTTGTACAGGCAGCGACTCATAGGTTTTCTTCCCCATGATGACAGTTTTTCCGGAAGTAAGTTTTTTAAAATATTTTAAATCTGCCGAAAGATGCCAGAGAAGCTGGTTGTTTTTTCCTATGGCATAATTCTGAGCAATGGCTACAATAACTGAAAGCATATTTTTTAGTCTAAATTACTGTTTTTATTTCAATCACACTGCTATTGCCCCTTTAATATGCGGATGACACTGGTAATTTTCGAGGGTAAAATCTTCATAACTAAAATCGAAAAGAGAGTGTACTTCCGGATTTAGGTGCATAGCCGGTAAGGGATAGGGTGTGCGTGAAAGCTGCTGTTTCACCTGCTCAATATGGTTCATGTAAATATGGGCATCGCCGAGGGTATGTATAAAGTCGCCGGGCTGTAAACCGCAAACTTTTGCTACCATCAGGGTAAGTAATGCATACGATGCTATATTAAAAGGCACACCCAAAAAAATATCACAGCTTCGCTGGTACAACTGACAGGATAATTTCCCATCTGCAACATAAAACTGAAAAAGAAGATGACAGGGAGGCAAAGCCATTCTATCAATTTCACCAACATTCCAGGCGTTTACTATGTGTCGCCTCGAATCAGGATTTGTTTTTATAGAGTGTAATACCTGTTCTATCTGATCTATTACTCGTCCGTCTACGGCATGCCATGAACGCCACTGGTATCCATACACAGGTCCAAGTTCGCCCTGTGCATCCGCCCATTCGTCCCAGATAGTAACTTTATTGTCATTAAGGTATTTTACATTGGTTTCCCCTTTCAAAAACCAGAGCAGTTCATAAATAATTGAGCGCAGATGCAGTTTTTTTGTCGTCAGCACGGGAAATCCCTCCTGAAGATTAAATCGCATTTGGTATCCGAATACGCTGCGTGTACCCGTACCTGTACGATCACTTTTGTAAATGCCGTTTTCAAGTACGTGCGAAAGTAAATCAAGATATTGTTTCATTATAAACAAATAAAATTCACCAATGCTAATCCGTTAAAGATGGTGCAAAAATAACGATTTAAGGTTGGCAGTAATAAAAGTGGAACATTTTTAATGTTGAACCGATGCAAGCGCCGCAGGATCGTGTTTGTGTTTGAATAAAATAGCAAACAACACAGCAACTACAAGCGAGTAGATGGCAAAAGCCATCCAGATACCATGCCATTGTAATCCTTTAGAATTGGTAAAATAGGTATCTATCGCAATCCCGCTGATACGGCTTCCCAAAAAGGCGCCAAAGCCATTGGTCATCATCATAAAAAGTCCCTGTGAACTGGCTCGTATGCTTGGGTCGCTTTGCGTTTCCACAAACAAAGATCCCGAGATATTGAAAAAATCGAATGCCATACCGTAAATAATACACGATAGTATTATCATCCAAAGGCCTTCGGCAGGATCGCCGTAAGCAAACAATCCGAACCGAAGAACCCAGGCTACCATACTGAATAACATCACTTTTTTGATGCCAAACTTGCGAAGGAAAAACGGGATGGTAAGAATGAAAAGCGTTTCGGATATTTGGGAAATAGACATAATAATTGCCGGAAATTTCACGGCTATCAAATCTTTGTATTCCGGAATTTTGGCAAAATCGTGCAAAAAAGTATCGCCATAAGCATTGGTTAATTGTAGCGAAGCACCCAGTAACATGGCAAAAATGAAAAACATTGCCATTTTCACATCTTTAAACAACGAAAAGGCATTTAATCCTAAAGCACTTACAAAAGACTTTTTGTGTCCGTGTGCCAGCGGAGGGCATTTCGGCATGGTAAAAGCATATATTCCTAATAACAAAGAAGCAACAGACGCTACATAAAACTGTGCAGAAGTAGTTTCAAAACCAGACAGGCTGATTATCCACAGTGCGACTATAAAACCGATAGTTCCCCATACACGTACTGGAGGGTATTCGGTAATAATATTCATATTTTTATTTTTCATTGCAGTATAAGCTACTGTAATAGAAAGTGAAATGGTAGGCATGTAAAAAATCATGTTTACAAGCATTACCCAAAACATGGTGGACGGATCATTGACAAAAGGTACGCAGAACAGGATGGCTGCAGCTATGATGTGGAAGATTCCGTATAAGCGTTCGGCATTTATCCAACGGTCGGCAAGAATACCGGCTATGGCGGGCATAAACAGGGAGGCAATCCCCATGGTGGAAAAAATAGCCCCGAATTCGGTCCCCGACCATTGCTTGTTTTGAAACCAGTAAGCCCCTATCGTAAGCAGCCAGCTACCCCAGATAAAAAATTGGAGAAAATTCATTATTATCAATCTGTACTTCAAGATTCTCATAGCATATTTTTCGATTAATTTGTGTGTTTACCTTTATTGATTCCTTCGTTTGTTTATTTCATCTCTTATCAAAGACGCTTTTTCGTATTCCTCATTTTCTATACTGGTTTTTAAAAGTTTTTCCAGTTCTTCGAGGGTATGTTCTATAAAACCGTTATCGGCTTCTCCTTCATCTTTTTCGGTTTTGCCCTGCTGTGCTTCTTCTTCTATTACGATTCCGGCTTCTGTCAGTATTTTTTCGTAAGTATATATCGGGCAGTTGAAGCGGATAGCTAAGGCTACTGCATCAGAGGTGCGCGAATCAATTTCAATGGTACGCTTTCCGTCGAAACAGACGAGCCGGGCGAAAAATACTCCTTCATAAAACTTGTTGATTATAACTTCGTTGATAACAATGTTAAAGATTGTTGCAAAATTTTTAAAAAGATCGTGGGTTAAAGGACGCGTGGGCTTCATTTTTTCCAGTTCAATGGCTATTGCCTGTGCTTCAAACCCCCCGATAATTATCGGGAGACGCCTGTTGCCGTTAACCTCGCCAAGTATAAGTGCATAAGCACCCTGCTGACTTTGGCTGTACGACATCCCTTTTATTTCCAGTTTTATCTTTTCCATAGTTTTCTTTTGCCCGCCCCCAAACAGCTACAAACGAAATTATCGCAAACCTACATATTTTTTCCAAATCATATAATAACCCGTAAAAAAAAATAATACCGGATTGCATTACCGGTATTTTTTACCCTGCCCGCACTCCCCTGTTTCCCCCGGGAAATAGTCAAGCCCTACTCATTGCGCTTTTTAAAGTAAAAAATACAATTATTTTAATCAATGCGCTAAATAACATACATTTAACATATAGTTATTCCCAAATGGCATCAAATAAAACGTTTTTGTATTACGTTAAAAACACAAATTACTCAGCCTAAAATGTCTTCAGATGTGTTTAAAATATTTCACTATTGTCTGGTAAATTTATATATCATCCCTTACGGGATTTAAGTTGATTTATAACCAATATTTTGTCTTATGGGGCGGTTTCGTTAGAAACCTGAATAAAATTAGCCTCATCTATTTACAAATCCCGTATGGGACATTATATATCAATAGTTTCATAGTGAATAAACAGTCTTTAACGTACAACATTTTTCTATTTATGCTGAAAATTTATCAACGTGAAGCTTTAAAATGTATATTTGCAAATAGGGGCGTATACAGGATGTAGCCCAATTTTTTACTAAAAATAATATTACAATAGATATATGATTGGTAAAATTTTTTACATATATAATTGTCTTATATCTATATTTATATTTTTTCAAAATCTTCATTTGTTTCATTTTATTAAAACAGTTTTCTCATTAGTTTATAAAAGACAATATACATTTTTTGATATTACTTCAAATTTTTATATTTTATCGGGTAATATAATTTTAATTAAGGTTTAATATTTCTTGCATGTATTTTTTTAAAAATAACAGAGATAGACAAATTTCTAAAATATTATTTATAAATAATATTTTAATTTCATTTTTTCTTACCATTATTATAGGTTATTTTTGGACAAAACAACAACAGAAACAATTTGCTGCCGATTCAAAAAAAGTCAGAAATGATTATATAAATTTCCAAAAACATATTATTAAAAATGAAACGGAAAAAGTTGTTGATTATATTCAGTATAACAAAAAGATAACCATTCAGAAACTTAGAATTTCTCTTTATGAAAAAGTAAATGAAGCCTATACTTTGGCTGATAGAATTTATCAACAATACAAAGGCATTAAATCTGATGCAGAAATAAAAGAAATGATAAAGAATTCCATGGAAGGTTTATTTTCTAATAGAAAATACAGACATTTTTATATTTATACCCTTAATGGGGTTCAGGTAATGAACTCTTCCCAACCACAGTTTAACGGTAAAAACCAAATCCATTTCATAGATAATTCAAATAATAAAGTTATTCAAAACGAATTAGATTTTTTGCAGAAGCATTCTGAAGGGAGTATTGATTATCAATTAAGCCCGAATAAAATCAACTGGGAAACCCCTATATCGAAAATTGCCTATGTAAAAAAATTCGCACCCTTCGCATGGTATATTGGTACCAGGGAATACCTGACCGATTATAAAAAAGAGGTACAGAATGATATTTTAAACAGAATCAAATCTATTCGCTTCAATAACAACGGGTATGTTTTCGTGAATACAGTAAATGGCTTCTCTTTAATTAAAGGAGGAGAACGTAATGTTCCTCCTATAAATATTTTGCAACAGTCTGACAGCAACTGGATAAACATTTTTAATCAGCAGTTACAACAGGCAAAAAACAAAGAAGGCGGATACATTGTTTACAACTGGAAAGAAAAAGGATATACCCATTATTCAAAAAAAATTACTTTCATCAAATCTGTCCCCGAATGGAATTGGATTATCGGTGCTGGAGTAAATCTTGATGCTCTTGAGAAAAATATCACTTTACAAAAAAAAGATATTGAAGCAAAAATACAAATTAATATCTTTAAAATTATTGGAATATTATTTATTTCGCTGATAATAAGTTTTATTTTAGCAAGAGGGCTTTCCCAACGCATCAAAAATAATTTTAATGCGTTCAACCTTTTTTTCGAAAAAGCCGCAAAGGATTTTACTATGATTTCTATTAAAGATTTGCATTTCCGTGAATTTAAAAATCTGGCTGCTTCCGCAAACCAAATGATAGAAGAAAGAGCAAAAATTAATGAAGAACTTATGCAGAAGCACCAACTTTTGACAGAAGCGAAAGAAAAAGCCGAAGATGCTGACAAGCTGAAAACAGCTTTTCTGGCAAATATGAGCCATGAAATACGTACTCCTATGAATGCCATCATTGGATTTTCTTCACTTCTGGCTGAACCGGATTTAACTAAGGAAGATAGATTAAGCTATATTGACAAAATTAATAAATCGGGTGAATCATTGATGAACCTCATCAATGATATTATTGATACTGCCAAAATTGAATCTGGACAATTAAAAATTCACAAATCGGATTGTGCTATAAACGAATTAATGTTAGAATTAAAACATCTTTATTCTGAATTGATTTACAATGAGAATAAAAATATTGAATTAATCATTTCCGTTCAGGAAGGCTTAGAAAACTGTATTCTTTTTACAGATGCATTACGCTTAAAACAAGTTTTTATCAACCTGATAAATAATGCCTTAAAATTTACACATGATGGATACATCGAATTAGGTTATAATAAAATAAGCGACACCCTGCTGCAATTTTATGTGAAAGATACCGGTATAGGGATTGAAAACGAACATCTTAAAATTATTTTTGATCGGTTTAGGCAAATAGATGGTAGCCATACTCGGAAATTTGGAGGTAATGGATTAGGATTATCCATAAGTAGAAATATTATTGAGTTACTCGGCGGAAAAATCTGGGTTACTTCCATACCCGGTTTAGGCTCTACTTTCTTTTTTACACATCCTCTATAATTTATTTAATCTTCAATAAATAAATTGCCTTACTTTTACTAAATGATCCCGATAAATTATTAGAATTTCATTCTGCATACTATCAGTAAAAACAAGATTTACAGTTTACACGAACCACAAACATCCTGAATTGAACCTATCATTGGACACTTGAAAACCGACTGCCATATGATGAAAAATTATTTGAAAAGCACTACCAAATTAACACTTTAATGGCTGCCATTGCACTTAATTTTAAAAAATTACTTCGCAAAGATGAATGCAATTTCCTTTTGTACTTTTTTGAAATTATACTTTTAGAGCTTTTAGCATTCAGCAAGTTGAAATTAAAATAAAAGCAATGAGATTGTTTTTGTGAATTGAATACATTTTGGGGGCAACAAGCCCTATAACCCCAAAATCCTAATTCATAGCCTCTAACTAATAAACCTCACCGCCATTGCCTTAAAGCTAATGGTGCATTGCATCCCGGTATCTAAGTGAAGCTGTTCCACCGATTCACGGGTGATGAGCACGGCAAACACTATGCCTTGGGTATCCACCAGCACTTCTATGCCGCGCATGGTGGGTATGAGTTCGAGGATGGTTCCGGGCAGGTTGTTCCTGGCGCTGCTTTCCGCCTCATGTAGCATCAGCACGATGTCTTCGGCGGGTATCATCACAAAACCTTCGCCCGACACGCCGTTATCGCCCATTTCAATGGTGATGTTATTCGATAACGTAGCAAGACAGGTATTCTTCTCTTCATTCCTTACGGCAACAGCAGGGAAGAAATTCTTTATCCCGGCAAAGCGGGCAATAAAATCCGTCTTGGGATGATGGAACACCTCTTCAGGAGTTCCTGTTTGCAGTATCTGTCCTTTATCCATCACCGCCAGCCGGTTTCCCAGCGAAATGGCTTCCTCATAGTCGTGGGTAACGTGCATGATCGTTTGTCCGTTGCGGTTAAGCTTACGCAAAAGGCTACGCAGTTCCGAGCGCAACTGAACATCGAGGGACGAAAGCGGTTCGTCTAATAAAAGGATGTCGGGACGCAAGGCAAGGGTTCGCGCCAGCGCCACCCGTTGCAGTTCGCCACCCGATAACGTGGCAGGACTGCGGTGCAACAGTTGCGAAATGCCCATCATCTCCGCCAATTCCCCGGTCTTTTCGCAGATTTCCTGCTTAGGTAGTCCTTCCGTTTTTAACGTGTAGGCTATATTTTCTTTTACCGAAAGGTGCGGAAACACGGCATAATCCTGAAACACCAGCCCGACTTTGCGTTTTTGTATCTTCTCGTTGGTGATATCCCTTTCGTTCAGGATAATCTTGCCTTTATCCGGATGAACCAGCCCGGCAACAATCTCAAGCAGCAACGATTTTCCCGCCCCCGACTCCCCAAGCAGTATAAAATACTCACCCGGCTCCACCGATAAGGTTATTCCCGAAAGCGAAAAGCCTTCATACTCTTTTTCTATGTTTTCCAGGTGTAGCATTTTTTAAATTTTTTAATTGGTTAATGTGCTAATTAGCTAATTATACGAATCAAGAATTAAAACCTTCTCTGTGCAGCTCTGTGTTTCCTCTGTGCAGCTCTGTGAAATAAAATGTTAAATTACACAGAGAACCACTGAGAATTCACGGAGAATCACGGAGTTTACAATTTATATCTTTTATTCCTGTCTTCAGTAATATTCTATTAAAATTAATGTAGCCAAGCCAGGAGACCTTCTTTTTTTGGTTAAATTAATCATGCGAATCAAAGGTTGAAACCTTCTCTGTGCAACTCTGTGAAATAAAATGTTAAATTACACAGAGAACCACTAAGTCCCGATAACTATCGGGATCACGGAGAACCACGGAGTTTATTATTTATATTTTTATAAATCATAGAAACAGTAATTTGTCTTTCGACTCTTAATCCTGCATTGATTTGCATTAATTATAGATTAGCATCATTTCATCTTCAAATCAGCACATTTTCAAATTTTCAAATCAACTTATTTTCAAATTAGCTCATTACCGAATTATCCCATTAGCTAATTCTTTTTCTCCTTCGCCAGGCTTCTCAAAAGGATAAAAAACACCAGTGATACCATTATAAAAATTACCGATACCGGCCGGGCATATTTCAGTCCGAAAGCGCCAAAACGTTCAAAAATAAGTACGGAAGTAACCATCGGATGATAGGCAATGATTACCACGGCGCCAAATTCGCTCATTCCCCTTGCAAACATCATGATCAGTCCGGAAATGATGCTTCGCCATGCCAGTGGCAGGGAGATGGTGAAAAATACCCTTAACGGGGAAGCTCCCAGGGTAAGGGCTGCCTTTTCCAGACGTTCGGGAACGGCAGCAAAACCGTCGCGGGCCGCATTGAGCAGAAACGGAAGACTAACAAAAGCCATAGCAACGGCTATCCCCAGCGGATGTCCGACGAAATCGAGTCCTGCCACCGAAGCAAGTTTTCCCAATGGTGAACTCCTCGAAACAAATCCCAGGATAGCAATACCGGCAGCCGAATGAGGAATCACAATGGGTAAATCCACTATGCCGGAGACCAGCCGCTTCATGGGAAAATTCCTGCGGGCAAGCAGATAAGCCAGGGGAATAGCTCCCAGGGCAAATACCACCGTCGCCAGCATGGAAGTCCATAAGGTAAGGAAAATACTATCGGTAACCTCCTTGTCGCGGGTAGTTTCCACCACATCCTGCAAAGGCGTTGCCAGGAACATCCCTGCCAAAGGCGCAAGGACAAAAAGCAACACCATCCCGCCAAGGAGCATAAAAACCCAATGCATCGTATCTTTTCTGTATATCCTCACCGGGTTTGTTATTTTTAGTTAAACTTCAGATTATTCCTGCAAGGCTATTTCGTAAACACATTTACCCTTGCAGTGGATTTGAACAATTTATGTATCCAGCCTTCTTTTTCGGCTTTCCGTACGATAGCTTCTGCCTGGCGTATCAACGATTGGCGATATACCGAATCCTGCACGTAGATATTCATTGCCTTGATAAAATGTCCGAGGGAGCGCTCCATATAGAAAAAACTTTCTGCCACAGGCTTAAGTCCGTAATCCGGTGCCTTTTTCAAGGCTCTGTAGGCTTTTCTTTGTATCAACAATTCGTCGTGCAACAAACTGCTAAGCTCATAATAGCATCCTTTTTCGAGCGATGGTTCTATAAATATAGCCATACCTTCCGGTTTCAACACCCTTGCACATTCTTTTATGGCATCATTAAAATGCCCTTCGGGAACATGGTGAAGACTCGACATAAACAAAACGGCATCTGCATAATCATCCGGAAAAGGCATCTGCTGAGCCATGCCTTCGATGTATTTCTCGTTTCCTACTTTTGGAAATGCCATAGCCTGAACAATAAGTTCCGGGATGTCCACCCCGGTAACATCTGCGCCATGAGTAGCAAGCCA
The sequence above is a segment of the Lentimicrobiaceae bacterium genome. Coding sequences within it:
- a CDS encoding AhpC/TSA family protein, translated to MKTFVKISVPLFLCILFSVGLYAQKTKLAQVTAKIKGENTFKTVYLESLSKPVAILDSAKIEGKNSFSFSIKVEKLSFYKIRFSQNQYVMLIVQPGEKIKIETDVSDVRYKTKISGSIHSETYNNANIALHPFDQKIDSISRIMRQYKKESQNDSILKVFKKQINQTYEKHQKKLAELIRLQPASPAWLLFTDRLSMSKNRDIYQLLDSVLIKTYPNMDMVKSLHEKMEKENFLLPGTVAPEISLLDTAGKQVALSSFRGKVVLIDFWAAWCGPCRNEAPEMVKLYKEYHSKGLEIYGVSLDKDRAAWLKGIKDLSLKWTQVSDLRFWSSEAAKDYKVSSIPFTVLIDAQGKVLAKGLRGAELAKKLAEIFPK
- the dnaB gene encoding replicative DNA helicase; this encodes MNSFKGNTTPSVGNPAESKARKTRNTIFVPTNYEHGKVPPQAIDLEEAVLGAIMLEKDALTTVIDILKPEIFYKEAHQEIFSAIQQLFSSAQPIDILTVTNELNSLGNLDLVGGPFYITQLTGRIASAANIEYHARIVLQKFIQRELIGISTEIVKDAFEDTTDVFELLDRAERNLFSVSENNLRRNYDTMHNLIREAVKKIEAARNQEGHLSGVPSGFSELDRITAGWQPSDLIIIAARPGMGKTALVLSMARNIAVEYKRPVAVFSLEMSSIQLVTRLISSETLISSEKLRKGMLENYEWEYLNQKIGTLIDAPLFIDDTPALTIFELRAKCRRLKSQHDIKMIIIDYLQLMSASLDGKGNREQEISTISRSLKALAKELDVPVIALSQLSREVEKRQSSSKKPILSDLRESGAIEQDADVVVFIYRPDYYKLSEEDEKDAAEIIIAKHRNGPLKEIKLRFISNFAKFEDYSSGSVQPLQDVYPNTEFGNGITTIQRSSKMNDEPPF
- a CDS encoding asparagine synthetase B; the encoded protein is MKKIFFLLLLWTTGMQCPAAYLLIPMDNTQKNHLKAYGIAYWIIKHDAEVSWLLNYRGGSFMCTYIKEVEAECSIRGVSCQVIADVQASAILQEIADPQANMDEVKLVKVPKIAVYSPKNKLPWDDAVTLALTYAEIPYDVIYDEEVINGVLPLYDWLHMHHEDFTGQYGKFWQAFKNAAWYREDVRLSEENAHKLSFQKVSQCKLAVVQKIREFVMGGGYLFSMCSAPDSYDVALSANGIDICDVMFDGDPADPAAQQKLNFADCFAFTGFHLITSPNVYEISDIDVSDTRRVSKDDDFFTLFEFSAKWDPVPTMLCQDHEQIIHGFMGQTTAFNKKFVKPEVLVMAENKAAGEARYIHGELGKGTWTYLGGHDPEDYQHMVGDPPTDLNLHPNSPGYRLILNNVLFPAAKKKKQKT
- a CDS encoding dihydrofolate reductase, which encodes MLSVIVAIAQNYAIGKNNQLLWHLSADLKYFKKLTSGKTVIMGKKTYESLPVQPLPNRRSIIISDNPDDCFGGCIMASSIEDAVSKCNLQEESFIIGGGSIYHQFMPLADRLYITWVYKDFDADTFFPEIREEKWQLKEKGAVQIDDATGLHFSFCIYERKRESPVN
- a CDS encoding thymidylate synthase produces the protein MKQYLDLLSHVLENGIYKSDRTGTGTRSVFGYQMRFNLQEGFPVLTTKKLHLRSIIYELLWFLKGETNVKYLNDNKVTIWDEWADAQGELGPVYGYQWRSWHAVDGRVIDQIEQVLHSIKTNPDSRRHIVNAWNVGEIDRMALPPCHLLFQFYVADGKLSCQLYQRSCDIFLGVPFNIASYALLTLMVAKVCGLQPGDFIHTLGDAHIYMNHIEQVKQQLSRTPYPLPAMHLNPEVHSLFDFSYEDFTLENYQCHPHIKGAIAV
- a CDS encoding nucleoside permease, whose protein sequence is MRILKYRLIIMNFLQFFIWGSWLLTIGAYWFQNKQWSGTEFGAIFSTMGIASLFMPAIAGILADRWINAERLYGIFHIIAAAILFCVPFVNDPSTMFWVMLVNMIFYMPTISLSITVAYTAMKNKNMNIITEYPPVRVWGTIGFIVALWIISLSGFETTSAQFYVASVASLLLGIYAFTMPKCPPLAHGHKKSFVSALGLNAFSLFKDVKMAMFFIFAMLLGASLQLTNAYGDTFLHDFAKIPEYKDLIAVKFPAIIMSISQISETLFILTIPFFLRKFGIKKVMLFSMVAWVLRFGLFAYGDPAEGLWMIILSCIIYGMAFDFFNISGSLFVETQSDPSIRASSQGLFMMMTNGFGAFLGSRISGIAIDTYFTNSKGLQWHGIWMAFAIYSLVVAVLFAILFKHKHDPAALASVQH
- a CDS encoding DUF151 domain-containing protein, whose protein sequence is MEKIKLEIKGMSYSQSQQGAYALILGEVNGNRRLPIIIGGFEAQAIAIELEKMKPTRPLTHDLFKNFATIFNIVINEVIINKFYEGVFFARLVCFDGKRTIEIDSRTSDAVALAIRFNCPIYTYEKILTEAGIVIEEEAQQGKTEKDEGEADNGFIEHTLEELEKLLKTSIENEEYEKASLIRDEINKRRNQ